Proteins encoded within one genomic window of Camelina sativa cultivar DH55 chromosome 19, Cs, whole genome shotgun sequence:
- the LOC104765583 gene encoding BTB/POZ and MATH domain-containing protein 3-like isoform X1 — MASSGGDHDEIIKSISDAPPTHYMVKIESFSLLTKHAIERYETESFEAGGYKWKLVLYPNGNKSKNTKDHVSVYLALADSSSLSPGWEVCAVFRLYLLDQNTDSYLILQGKERRFHAVKREWGFDKFIPTGTFSDESNGYLIEDTCMFGADVFVSKERRSGRGECFSMIKDANSTKHVWKIENFSKLDKESYDSNAFFAGDRKWKIRFYPTGTKQGIGTHLSIYLILVDPETISDGTKMFAEFTIRIFDQLQGRHIAGKVTKWFSRSSSENGWVKYVSMVYFTQPNSGLLLKDACLVEADVCILGITSAL, encoded by the exons AAATTATAAAGTCTATATCTGATGCCCCACCAACGCATTACATGGTCAAGATAGAGTCTTTCTCACTCCTTACAAAGCATGCTATAGAGAGATATGAAACTGAGAGCTTTGAAGCTGGGGGTTACAAATG GAAACTTGTTCTGTACCCAAATGGAAATAAGAGCAAGAACACGAAAGATCATGTTTCTGTTTACTTGGCTCTTGCAGACTCTAGTTCATTAAGTCCAGGGTGGGAGGTTTGCGCTGTTTTCCGTCTGTATTTGCTGGATCAAAACACAGATAGTTATCTGATCCTTCAAG GAAAGGAGAGACGATTTCATGCTGTCAAGCGTGAATGGGGATTCGATAAATTCATCCCCACCGGTACCTTCTCTGATGAGTCAAACGGTTACCTCATCGAAGACACATGTATGTTTGGAGCTGATGTGTTTGTttccaaagagagaagaagtggGAGAGGAGAATGTTTTTCAATGATTAAAGATGCTAATAGCACTAAGCACGTCTGGAAAATTGAGAATTTCTCCAAGTTAGACAAAGAAAGCTATGACTCAAATGCTTTCTTCGCTGGCGATAGAAAATG GAAGATAAGGTTTTATCCAACGGGAACAAAGCAAGGAATAGGAACCCATCTTTCTATTTATCTGATCCTTGTAGATCCTGAAACCATTTCAGACGGTACAAAGATGTTTGCAGAGTTTACGATACGAATATTTGATCAGTTACAAGGCAGGCACATTGCTGGGAAAG TTACTAAATGGTTTAGCCGATCAAGCTCGGAGAACGGATGGGTTAAATATGTATCAATGGTTTATTTCACGCAGCCAAACAGTGGACTGTTGCTCAAAGATGCCTGTCTCGTGGAAGCTGATGTATGCATTCTTGGAATCACCAGTGCACTCTAA
- the LOC104765583 gene encoding MATH domain and coiled-coil domain-containing protein At3g58220-like isoform X2 — protein sequence MVKIESFSLLTKHAIERYETESFEAGGYKWKLVLYPNGNKSKNTKDHVSVYLALADSSSLSPGWEVCAVFRLYLLDQNTDSYLILQGKERRFHAVKREWGFDKFIPTGTFSDESNGYLIEDTCMFGADVFVSKERRSGRGECFSMIKDANSTKHVWKIENFSKLDKESYDSNAFFAGDRKWKIRFYPTGTKQGIGTHLSIYLILVDPETISDGTKMFAEFTIRIFDQLQGRHIAGKVTKWFSRSSSENGWVKYVSMVYFTQPNSGLLLKDACLVEADVCILGITSAL from the exons ATGGTCAAGATAGAGTCTTTCTCACTCCTTACAAAGCATGCTATAGAGAGATATGAAACTGAGAGCTTTGAAGCTGGGGGTTACAAATG GAAACTTGTTCTGTACCCAAATGGAAATAAGAGCAAGAACACGAAAGATCATGTTTCTGTTTACTTGGCTCTTGCAGACTCTAGTTCATTAAGTCCAGGGTGGGAGGTTTGCGCTGTTTTCCGTCTGTATTTGCTGGATCAAAACACAGATAGTTATCTGATCCTTCAAG GAAAGGAGAGACGATTTCATGCTGTCAAGCGTGAATGGGGATTCGATAAATTCATCCCCACCGGTACCTTCTCTGATGAGTCAAACGGTTACCTCATCGAAGACACATGTATGTTTGGAGCTGATGTGTTTGTttccaaagagagaagaagtggGAGAGGAGAATGTTTTTCAATGATTAAAGATGCTAATAGCACTAAGCACGTCTGGAAAATTGAGAATTTCTCCAAGTTAGACAAAGAAAGCTATGACTCAAATGCTTTCTTCGCTGGCGATAGAAAATG GAAGATAAGGTTTTATCCAACGGGAACAAAGCAAGGAATAGGAACCCATCTTTCTATTTATCTGATCCTTGTAGATCCTGAAACCATTTCAGACGGTACAAAGATGTTTGCAGAGTTTACGATACGAATATTTGATCAGTTACAAGGCAGGCACATTGCTGGGAAAG TTACTAAATGGTTTAGCCGATCAAGCTCGGAGAACGGATGGGTTAAATATGTATCAATGGTTTATTTCACGCAGCCAAACAGTGGACTGTTGCTCAAAGATGCCTGTCTCGTGGAAGCTGATGTATGCATTCTTGGAATCACCAGTGCACTCTAA
- the LOC104765582 gene encoding S-adenosylmethionine synthase 4 — protein MESFLFTSESVNEGHPDKLCDQISDAILDACLEQDPESKVACETCTKTNMVMVFGEITTKANVDYEQIVRKTCREIGFVSADVGLDADNCKVLVNIEQQSPDIAQGVHGHLTKKPEEVGAGDQGHMFGYATDETPELMPLTHVLATKLGAKLTEVRKNGTCPWLRPDGKTQVTIEYLNENGAMVPVRVHTVLISTQHDETVTNDEIAADLKEHVIKPVIPEKYLDEKTIFHLNPSGRFVIGGPHGDAGLTGRKIIIDTYGGWGAHGGGAFSGKDPTKVDRSGAYIVRQAAKSIVASGLARRCIVQVSYAIGVPEPLSVFVDSYGTGKIPDKEILEIVKESFDFRPGMISINLDLKRGGNGRFLKTAAYGHFGRDDADFTWEVVKPLKSNKVQA, from the coding sequence ATGGAATCTTTTTTGTTCACCTCTGAATCCGTCAACGAGGGACATCCCGACAAGCTTTGTGATCAGATCTCTGACGCTATCCTCGATGCTTGCCTTGAACAAGACCCTGAGAGCAAAGTTGCTTGTGAGACCTGTACCAAGACTAACATGGTCATGGTATTTGGAGAAATCACCACCAAGGCTAACGTTGATTACGAGCAGATTGTTCGTAAGACTTGCCGTGAGATTGGTTTCGTATCTGCCGATGTTGGTCTAGATGCTGACAACTGCAAGGTTCTTGTCAACATCGAGCAACAGAGTCCTGATATTGCACAAGGTGTTCATGGTCATCTCACCAAGAAGCCAGAGGAGGTTGGAGCTGGTGACCAAGGTCACATGTTTGGGTACGCTACTGATGAGACACCTGAGCTCATGCCTCTTACTCACGTTCTCGCCACTAAGCTTGGAGCTAAGCTCACTGAAGTTCGCAAGAATGGAACTTGCCCTTGGTTGAGGCCAGACGGTAAGACTCAAGTCACTATTGAGTACTTGAACGAAAACGGAGCTATGGTTCCTGTACGTGTACACACTGTTCTCATCTCAACACAGCACGATGAGACTGTGACTAACGATGAGATCGCAGCTGATCTTAAAGAGCATGTGATCAAGCCTGTGATCCCAGAGAAGTACCTTGATGAGAAGACCATCTTCCATCTCAACCCATCTGGTCGTTTTGTGATCGGAGGTCCTCACGGAGATGCAGGGCTTACCGGCCGTAAGATCATCATCGACACCTACGGTGGATGGGGTGCACACGGAGGTGGTGCTTTCTCCGGAAAGGACCCAACCAAGGTTGACAGGAGTGGTGCTTACATCGTTAGGCAAGCAGCTAAGAGCATTGTTGCCAGTGGGCTAGCAAGGCGGTGCATCGTGCAAGTCTCATACGCCATTGGTGTCCCTGAGCCATTGTCTGTGTTCGTGGACAGTTATGGAACCGGGAAGATACCAGACAAGGAGATTTTGGAGATTGTTAAGGAGAGTTTTGATTTCAGGCCAGGTATGATCTCCATTAACTTGGATTTGAAGAGAGGAGGTAACGGTAGGTTCTTGAAGACTGCCGCTTATGGCCACTTTGGAAGGGACGATGCTGATTTCACCTGGGAGGTAGTGAAGCCACTCAAGTCTAACAAGGTCCAAGCTTGA